One Mesotoga infera genomic region harbors:
- a CDS encoding methylenetetrahydrofolate--tRNA-(uracil(54)-C(5))-methyltransferase (FADH(2)-oxidizing) TrmFO: MRINVIGGGLAGSEAALSLADFGNEVVLYEMRPAKNTEVHHTGNFAELVCSNSLKSESLENASGLLKEEGYKLGSRLLQIAHHHRVPAGKALAVNRETFSEEVSNRMENHPLIRIERQEICSLSLDDSVNVVCTGPLTSGCLGEFLTELFGDSLFFFDAVAPIVAADSVDFSQAFVADRYALEGDYVNCPLSREDYEVFWKELVMAEVAEVENFSDRFLFERCQPFEEIARSGIDALRYGPMKPVGLIEPVTGKEPYAVVQLRKENVSGSLLGIVGFQTRLRWNEQKRILSLIPALRAVEIVRYGVMHRNTFLDSPRLLKQDLQSKIKKGLFFAGQISGLEGYVEAIVSGRIVAMNVNRFVHGCRTLIPPTETMIGGLIQHVTVSGRSPLKPVYANFGLLPEIRIRNKREKNRVKVIRAQEEIQRFLEGVER; this comes from the coding sequence GTGAGAATTAATGTTATCGGGGGAGGACTCGCCGGTTCTGAAGCCGCGCTAAGCCTTGCCGATTTTGGGAATGAAGTGGTTCTTTACGAGATGAGGCCTGCCAAGAATACGGAGGTTCATCACACGGGAAACTTTGCTGAATTAGTCTGCAGTAACTCGTTAAAATCTGAATCACTGGAAAACGCATCGGGTCTGCTTAAAGAAGAAGGATATAAGTTGGGATCCCGACTTCTCCAGATTGCTCATCATCACAGAGTCCCTGCAGGGAAGGCGCTCGCAGTGAACCGGGAGACATTTTCTGAAGAAGTCTCCAATAGAATGGAAAACCATCCTTTGATCAGAATTGAAAGACAGGAGATCTGTTCACTTTCCCTGGATGACTCGGTCAATGTCGTCTGTACCGGCCCTCTAACTTCTGGTTGTCTCGGAGAGTTTCTTACTGAGTTGTTTGGAGATTCGCTCTTCTTTTTTGATGCAGTTGCTCCAATAGTTGCGGCGGACTCAGTTGATTTTTCGCAGGCGTTTGTCGCGGATCGATACGCATTAGAAGGTGATTATGTGAATTGTCCGCTTTCCAGGGAGGATTACGAGGTGTTTTGGAAAGAACTGGTGATGGCGGAAGTGGCAGAGGTTGAGAATTTTTCGGATCGTTTTCTCTTTGAAAGATGTCAACCTTTTGAAGAGATTGCTCGAAGCGGGATCGATGCGCTTAGATACGGCCCTATGAAGCCTGTCGGATTGATCGAGCCCGTTACAGGTAAAGAACCGTATGCAGTAGTGCAACTCAGGAAGGAAAACGTTTCTGGTTCCTTGTTGGGCATTGTGGGTTTTCAAACAAGACTCAGGTGGAATGAACAGAAGAGAATACTCTCGCTTATACCCGCCCTGAGAGCCGTTGAAATTGTTAGGTACGGTGTAATGCACAGAAACACATTTCTTGACTCGCCGAGGCTTCTAAAGCAAGATTTACAATCCAAAATCAAGAAGGGGCTGTTCTTCGCAGGACAGATCAGTGGCCTCGAGGGATACGTTGAGGCAATAGTCTCCGGTAGGATTGTTGCGATGAATGTGAATCGTTTCGTTCATGGTTGCCGGACCCTTATTCCCCCAACTGAGACTATGATAGGCGGACTAATCCAGCATGTCACAGTCTCGGGCAGAAGTCCTCTGAAACCTGTGTATGCAAATTTCGGTTTGCTTCCCGAAATTAGGATAAGGAACAAAAGAGAAAAGAACAGAGTGAAGGTAATTAGAGCGCAAGAGGAAATACAGCGCTTCCTGGAAGGGGTGGAGAGATGA
- a CDS encoding 8-oxoguanine DNA glycosylase, which translates to MIEFFLRNTGRQIDLDSTLDCGQTFRWLKDGEWWKGVVRDTVIFLKEDSEGITVRSSSESLLGRDVHQGIEYYLGLEDDLHVIHSTLERRLRAFDLKVRTVSEKALAEASGLRILRQDSFEMVVEYILSTRNSIPMIRWMSDRLSELFPENRIDFCGESFYAFPSLSQLKRISEEALIGLKIGFRVPWLLKLFSKVETESYFSELSTLTVEEKLEELTKHDGIGYKVGSCVILFSYGELGAFPVDIWISRVMKDLFAFCGSTKKLMQFGMDSFSPYGGYYQEALFRYYRTHKLGRDLK; encoded by the coding sequence ATGATTGAATTTTTCTTGCGTAATACAGGACGACAGATCGATCTTGATTCAACGCTGGATTGTGGTCAGACTTTTCGCTGGCTAAAGGACGGAGAGTGGTGGAAGGGTGTCGTTCGTGATACCGTTATTTTCTTGAAAGAAGATTCAGAGGGTATCACAGTGAGATCCTCTTCGGAATCTCTGTTGGGAAGAGACGTCCACCAGGGGATTGAGTACTATCTTGGTCTTGAAGATGATCTGCATGTGATTCATTCAACTCTGGAAAGGAGACTTCGAGCCTTCGACCTGAAAGTCAGAACTGTCTCTGAAAAGGCTCTGGCAGAAGCTTCTGGCCTACGTATTCTCAGACAGGATTCATTTGAAATGGTTGTTGAATACATCCTTTCAACTCGTAACAGCATACCAATGATTCGCTGGATGAGCGACAGATTATCTGAACTCTTCCCTGAGAACAGGATTGATTTCTGTGGAGAAAGCTTCTATGCCTTTCCTTCTTTGAGTCAGTTGAAGAGAATTTCGGAGGAAGCTTTAATCGGCCTGAAGATTGGCTTCAGAGTTCCGTGGCTCCTGAAGCTCTTCTCAAAAGTAGAGACAGAATCATACTTTTCGGAGCTTTCAACTTTGACAGTTGAAGAGAAGCTTGAAGAACTGACAAAACACGATGGTATCGGTTACAAAGTGGGAAGCTGCGTAATTCTCTTTTCTTATGGCGAACTTGGTGCATTTCCAGTTGATATTTGGATTAGCAGGGTTATGAAGGATTTGTTTGCCTTTTGTGGTTCCACAAAGAAGTTGATGCAGTTTGGAATGGATTCATTTTCTCCGTATGGAGGATACTATCAAGAAGCACTCTTCAGATATTACAGAACGCATAAACTGGGAAGAGATCTTAAGTGA
- a CDS encoding epoxyqueuosine reductase QueH — MNLLHVCCAPDLVSAVVKRAELRKSELFFYNPNIFPVEEFLRRYDALRKVCAEMSLDLPEQYYFPEDFSDVLDSFGAEREGGMRCVKCIELRLRKTAILAKSIGASSFTTTLLASPMKSIAQVTLIGEKLAAEFDIEFVSGNFRADRDELRDLLKGVYRQNYCGCLPSRNEAIRKREITDSKDRERLEKDFKKFVDLWDFRGSVIPRSRIHLEEISDLKKLVAIVKPSALFDDIRDAELGDRRWLKTGSYNCRIIREKE, encoded by the coding sequence TTGAACCTACTTCATGTCTGCTGCGCGCCTGATCTTGTGAGCGCTGTTGTTAAGAGAGCCGAACTCAGAAAATCCGAGCTATTCTTCTATAATCCTAATATCTTTCCAGTTGAAGAATTCCTCAGGAGATACGATGCTTTGAGAAAGGTATGTGCAGAAATGTCTCTTGATCTCCCGGAACAATATTACTTTCCTGAAGACTTCTCGGATGTTCTAGATTCATTTGGTGCCGAGCGGGAAGGCGGGATGAGATGCGTAAAATGTATAGAACTCAGGCTTAGAAAGACCGCTATTTTAGCAAAATCGATTGGTGCTTCAAGTTTCACCACAACGCTTCTGGCAAGTCCCATGAAGTCAATCGCCCAAGTGACTCTGATAGGAGAGAAGCTGGCCGCAGAGTTTGATATTGAGTTTGTTTCCGGCAATTTTAGAGCAGATAGAGATGAGTTAAGAGATCTTCTAAAAGGTGTCTACAGGCAGAATTACTGCGGTTGTCTGCCCAGCAGAAATGAAGCAATAAGGAAGAGAGAGATCACCGATTCAAAGGATCGCGAAAGGCTTGAGAAAGATTTCAAGAAATTCGTCGATCTATGGGATTTCAGAGGTAGCGTGATTCCTAGGAGCAGGATTCATCTCGAGGAGATTTCGGATTTGAAAAAGTTAGTTGCGATAGTCAAACCCTCCGCGCTTTTCGATGATATCCGAGACGCGGAACTTGGGGACAGAAGATGGCTGAAGACTGGTAGCTACAATTGCCGAATAATCAGGGAGAAGGAGTAA
- a CDS encoding ComEA family DNA-binding protein translates to MRKLTAKELQVTGSILVLVLMGFVALTGYRGTEIQEDRVDQKESVDFPIDLNSCSGKELELLPGIGPAKAKAIIDYRTSVGSFSSVDDLLLVRGIGEKTLNAFREMVSVSGVSAESTHGATLIDINAADAIALQSIPGIGEAKAAAIIEFRELNGLIDNEEDLLKIPGIGPSILSEVLAHILPLPECEKQEGSKKVNINAADLEELCRLPGIGPAIAQRIVDFRESFGPFRSYDDLTKVSGIGEKTVVRLEELIEF, encoded by the coding sequence CTTTGTTGCACTTACGGGTTATAGAGGGACAGAGATTCAAGAAGATAGAGTCGATCAAAAGGAGTCCGTAGATTTCCCGATTGATCTAAACTCCTGTAGCGGGAAGGAGCTTGAGTTGCTTCCTGGAATTGGTCCGGCAAAGGCCAAAGCGATTATAGACTACAGAACCTCGGTAGGTTCATTCAGTTCAGTTGATGATCTTCTACTGGTAAGAGGTATAGGTGAGAAGACATTAAACGCTTTCAGAGAAATGGTATCTGTCTCAGGTGTGTCTGCCGAATCAACACATGGAGCTACCTTAATTGACATAAACGCGGCCGATGCAATTGCCTTACAAAGCATTCCAGGGATCGGTGAAGCCAAAGCAGCCGCGATAATTGAATTTAGAGAACTCAATGGATTGATAGATAATGAGGAAGATCTTCTAAAAATACCGGGCATTGGTCCCTCAATACTTAGTGAGGTTCTGGCCCACATTCTTCCCCTTCCTGAATGTGAGAAACAGGAAGGTTCAAAGAAGGTGAATATCAACGCCGCTGACTTGGAAGAGCTTTGCCGCCTACCCGGCATCGGCCCAGCCATTGCCCAGAGAATTGTTGATTTTAGGGAGAGTTTCGGACCATTTCGCTCATATGATGATCTGACAAAGGTTAGCGGCATTGGCGAAAAGACTGTTGTAAGGCTTGAGGAGCTGATCGAATTTTGA